One segment of Brassica napus cultivar Da-Ae chromosome C3, Da-Ae, whole genome shotgun sequence DNA contains the following:
- the LOC106426935 gene encoding membrane-anchored ubiquitin-fold protein 2-like isoform X1, whose amino-acid sequence MAEVKDHLEIKFRLNDGSDIGPKSFPDATTVAALKETVVSQWPKEKENGPKTVKDVRLISAGRILENNKTVGDCRSPVSNLSDAVTTMHVLIQPQVTDKAEKKTKKKPKGDLKQNNCVCLCFGRRL is encoded by the exons ATGGCAGAGGTGAAGGATCATTTAGAGATTAAGTTCCGTCTCAATGATGGTTCAGATATTGGTCCTAAATCGTTTCCTGATGCTACAACCGTTGCTGCATTGAAAGAAACTGTGGTTTCTCAATGGCCAAAAG AGAAGGAGAATGGGCCAAAGACGGTGAAAGATGTGAGATTGATAAGCGCAGGTAGAATATTGGAGAACAACAAGACGGTTGGAGATTGCAGGAGTCCTGTCTCCAATCTCTCAGATGCTGTCACCACTATGCATGTCCTCATTCAACCTCAGGTTACTGATAAAG cagagaagaagacgaagaagaagcctAAAGGTGATCTGAAACAGAACAATTGTGTCTGCTTATGTTTTGGACGCCGGTTATGA
- the LOC106426935 gene encoding membrane-anchored ubiquitin-fold protein 2-like isoform X2, whose product MAEVKDHLEIKFRLNDGSDIGPKSFPDATTVAALKETVVSQWPKEKENGPKTVKDVRLISAGRILENNKTVGDCRSPVSNLSDAVTTMHVLIQPQVTDKEKKTKKKPKGDLKQNNCVCLCFGRRL is encoded by the exons ATGGCAGAGGTGAAGGATCATTTAGAGATTAAGTTCCGTCTCAATGATGGTTCAGATATTGGTCCTAAATCGTTTCCTGATGCTACAACCGTTGCTGCATTGAAAGAAACTGTGGTTTCTCAATGGCCAAAAG AGAAGGAGAATGGGCCAAAGACGGTGAAAGATGTGAGATTGATAAGCGCAGGTAGAATATTGGAGAACAACAAGACGGTTGGAGATTGCAGGAGTCCTGTCTCCAATCTCTCAGATGCTGTCACCACTATGCATGTCCTCATTCAACCTCAGGTTACTGATAAAG agaagaagacgaagaagaagcctAAAGGTGATCTGAAACAGAACAATTGTGTCTGCTTATGTTTTGGACGCCGGTTATGA
- the LOC106432631 gene encoding probable galacturonosyltransferase 14, translating into MQLHVSPSMRSITISSSNEFTTDLMKIKLAARHISSRTLFHTILILAFLLPFVFILTALVTLEGVNKCSSIDCLGRRLGPRFLSRVDDSERLARDFYNILNEVSTQEIPDGLKLPDSFNHLLSDMKNNHYDAKTFALILRAMMEKFERDIRESKFAELMNKHFAASSIPKGIHCLSLRLTDEYSSNAHARRQLPSPEFLPVLSDNAYHHYILATDNILAASVVVSSAVQSSSKPEKIVFHIITDKKTYAGMHSWFALNSVAPAIVEVKGVHQFDWLTRENVPVLEAVESHNGVRNYYHGNHVAGANLTETTPRRFASKLQSRSPKYISLLNHLRIYIPELFPNLDKVVFLDDDIVVQRDLAPLWDVDLGGKVNGAVETCRGDDEWVMSKRLRNYFNFSHPLIAKHLDPEECAWAYGMNVFDLQAWRKTDIRETYHSWLRENLKSNLTMWKLGTLPPALIAFKGHVHILDPSWHMLGLGYQKDTNIENVRKAAVIHYNGQSKPWLEIGFEHLRPFWTKYVNYSNDFINNCHILE; encoded by the exons ATGCAGCTTCACGTGTCGCCTAGCATGAGAAGCATCACGATTTCGAGCAGTAATGAGTTTACTACTGACTTGATGAAGATCAAGCTCGCAGCTCGTCACATCTCTTCCCGAACTCTCTTCCACACCATTTTGATCCTCGCCTTCTTGTTGCCTTTTGTCTTCATCCTCACCGCTCTTGTTACCCTCGAAGGTGTCAACAAGTGCTCCTCCAttg ATTGTTTAGGGAGGCGGTTAGGTCCACGTTTCCTCAGTAGGGTAGATGATTCAGAG AGACTAGCTAGAGACTTTTATAATATTCTAAACGAAGTAAGCACTCAAGAAATTCCAGATGGTTTGAAGCTTCCAGATTCTTTTAATCACCTTCTTTCAGATATGAAGAATAACCACTATGATGCAAAAACATTTGCTCTTATCCTCCGAGCCATG ATGGAGAAGTTTGAACGAGATATCAGAGAATCTAAATTCGCAGAACTAATGAACAAGCACTTTGCAGCAAGTTCCATTCCCAAAGGCATTCACTGTCTCTCTCTAAGACTGACGGATGAATACTCCTCCAACGCTCACGCTCGTCGCCAACTCCCTTCACCAGAGTTTCTCCCTGTTCTTTCAGACAACGCTTACCACCATTATATTCTAGCCACGGACAATATTCTGGCTGCATCAGTTGTGGTCTCATCCGCTGTTCAGTCATCTTCAAAACCGGAGAAAATCGTCTTCCACATCATCACAGACAAGAAAACCTACGCTGGTATGCATTCATGGTTCGCTCTCAACTCCGTTGCGCCTGCTATCGTCGAAGTTAAAGGTGTTCATCAGTTTGACTGGCTGACGAGAGAGAATGTTCCGGTTCTGGAAGCTGTGGAAAGCCATAACGGTGTTAGAAACTATTACCATGGGAACCATGTCGCTGGTGCAAACCTCACTGAAACAACTCCGAGAAGATTTGCTTCCAAGTTGCAGTCTAGAAGTCCCAAATACATATCTCTGCTCAACCATCTTAGAATATATATACCTGAG CTTTTTCCGAACTTGGACAAGGTGGTGTTCTTAGACGATGATATAGTTGTCCAGAGAGACTTGGCTCCACTTTGGGATGTTGACCTTGGTGGTAAGGTCAATGGAGCGGTGGAAACATGCCGGGGTGATGATGAATGGGTGATGTCAAAGCGTTTAAGGAACTACTTCAACTTCTCTCACCCTCTCATCGCAAAGCATTTAGATCCTGAAGAATGCGCTTGGGCATACGGTATGAATGTCTTTGATCTACAAGCTTGGAGAAAGACAGACATCAGAGAAACTTATCACTCTTGGCTTAGAGAG AATCTAAAGTCAAATCTGACAATGTGGAAGCTGGGAACCTTGCCACCTGCTCTTATAGCGTTTAAGGGTCATGTTCACATATTAGACCCGTCATGGCATATGCTTGGATTAGGCTACCAGAAGGATACAAACATAGAGAATGTCAGGAAAGCTGCAGTGATCCACTACAACGGGCAGTCAAAGCCATGGCTGGAGATTGGTTTCGAGCATCTCAGGCCGTTCTGGACAAAATACGTGAACTACTCCAATGATTTCATCAACAACTGTCACATCTTGGAGTAA
- the LOC106443134 gene encoding pectinesterase inhibitor-like has product MNNFMKLFAMFLFIQTQIALSQQNLIQQLCQKTRYEPLCVATLNLDPRSKTSDLQGLASISIDATTKKTNETLTYLISALERTGGNRTAFEEYGTCVDQDYGASIDRYLPAALANQKAKKYSSAIANLQDVMGASGDCENQFAGSCPLPVSQRNKVVHDIADMTTDIIKTFV; this is encoded by the exons ATGAATAACTTTATGAAGTTATTCGCAATGTTCTTGTTCATCCAAACCCAAATAGCGTTGTCTCAACAAAATCTTATACAACAACTCTGCCAAAAAACCCGTTATGAACCCCTATGCGTCGCTACTCTCAATCTTGATCCTAGAAGCAAAACCTCAGATCTCCAAG GGCTTGCGTCGATCTCTATCGATGCGACAACAAAGAAAACGAACGAGACGTTAACTTATCTCATCTCCGCTTTAGAGCGAACTGGAGGAAATCGCACAGCTTTTGAGGAGTACGGAACTTGCGTTGATCAGGATTACGGTGCATCTATTGATAGGTATTTGCCGGCGGCTTTGGCAAATCAAAAGGCTAAAAAGTACTCTTCTGCGATAGCTAACTTGCAAGACGTTATGGGGGCGTCTGGTGATTGTGAGAACCAGTTCGCCGGAAGTTGTCCATTACCGGTGAGCCAACGTAACAAAGTCGTTCATGATATTGCCGATATGACTACTGACATCATCAAAACATTTGTCTAG
- the LOC106432596 gene encoding ribosome biogenesis protein WDR12 homolog translates to MNGEGEDASKVIHVKFLTKLDYPFKVPVTSVVIPSSVTRLGLSSIVNSLLTLEKPEPFDFLIDGELIRMSLEQFLNAKGISAERTLEIEYIRAVAPRKEEKPSLHDDWVSAVDGSSPRFVLTGCYDGLGRIWSSPGSCTHILEGHTGAISSIAFANSEGAEGVTVATASKDRTLRLFKVDPAESGDSTTRVGAYKILCGHKASVASVAAQKYGSKVCSGSWDCTINVWDTNESTSELSVPGKKRKGNNQAEEPQLEGEAETTLVGHTQCVSSVVWPEHDVIYSCSWDHSVRRWDVETGKDSLNLYSGKALNTVDVGGEGSALVAAGGSDPILRVWDPRKPGTSAPVFQFASHSSWISACKWHTSSWFHLLSASYDGKIMLWDLRTAWPLSIIETHKDKVLCADWWKGDSVVSGGADSNLRISSGISIS, encoded by the exons ATGAATGGCGAAGGAGAAGATGCATCCAAAGTAATTCACGTGAAGTTCTTGACGAAGCTTGACTATCCGTTCAAAGTTCCGGTCACCTCCGTCGTTATCCCTTCCAGTGTCACTCGTCTAGGCCTTTCTTCCATCGTCAACTCTCTTCTCACTCTCG AAAAGCCTGAGCCATTTGACTTCCTGATCGATGGGGAGCTTATTCGAATGTCGCTTGAACAGTTTCTTAACGCCAAGGGAATCTCAGCG GAAAGGACACTTGAAATTGAGTACATAAGGGCTGTGGCACCACGTAAGGAGGAGAAACCTTCATTGCATGATGACTGGGTCAGTGCGGTTGATGGTTCTTCCCCCAg GTTCGTTTTAACCGGCTGCTATGATGGTTTAGGAAG GATATGGAGCTCTCCTGGATCGTGTACGCACATTTTAGAAGGCCACACTGGGGCAATCTCGTCTATTGCTTTTGCTAACTCCGAAG GTGCAGAAGGTGTTACCGTAGCAACTGCCTCCAAAGATCGGACATTGAGATTGTTTAAG GTTGATCCAGCTGAATCTGGTGACTCTACTACAAGAGTTGGGGCTTACAAGATATTGTGTGGGCACAAGGCGTCAGTGGCAAGTGTTGCAGCTCAGAAATACGGAAGCAAG GTTTGCTCGGGTTCATGGGATTGCACGATCAATGTGTGGGACACCAATGAGTCTACTTCAGAGTTGTCAGTACCagggaagaaaagaaaagggaaTAATCAGGCCGAGGAACCTCAGTTAGAG GGAGAGGCGGAGACTACACTTGTTGGACACACACAATGTGTCTCATCAGTTGTTTGGCCAGAGCATGATGTTATTTATTCCtgttcatgggaccattccgtACGGAGATGGGATGTTGAGACAGGGAAAGATTCATTGAACTTG TACTCTGGAAAAGCTCTCAACACCGTTGATGTTGGTGGTGAAGGTTCTGCACTTGTAGCTGCGGGTGGTTCAGATCCAATCCTTAGAGTATGGGATCCTCGTAAGCCTG GAACATCCGCTCCCGTGTTTCAGTTTGCTTCACATTCATCATGGATATCTGCCTGTAAATGGCACACAAGCTCTTGGTTTCACTTGCTCTCAGCTTCATATGATGGCAAAATCATGCTCTGGGATCTCAGAACCGCT TGGCCGTTGTCAATTATCGAAACACACAAGGATAAG GTTTTATGTGCTGACTGGTGGAAAGGAGACAGCGTAGTCAGCGGAGGAGCAGACTCTAACCTTCGAATATCGTCTGGAATCTCAATTTCTTAG
- the LOC106426934 gene encoding EID1-like F-box protein 1 produces MILPKQYRCTHSPTCQCTRGHLSEDVLLLVFQHLNWNPKLVATLSCVCKWFDDFAKRVLWKEFCKTRAPRMMLDLQSSGSHCIDGNWRALGKLLIYCSGCTQGGLFNSTVQIPGHFVYRTRFSRTLGRSLLPPQCRTDVLYVSDPCEHLDQGEEGDVGLFRGIFKSFPTSRVRKVIINKAVPFHPSEVCPYCKAKLWSMLQAKIIPQSACVRLEAYEDCIEYFVCLNGHLLGICTLAPLSDSEEAVPSEDSNHTEKKQDNGSVKENGLKRRHSLLGGSENGPSPQKRLTSSNQCDIDV; encoded by the exons ATGATTCTACCAAAGCAGTACCGTTGCACACACTCCCCTACCTGCCAGTGCACAAGAGGCCATCTAAGCGAAGACGTGCTCTTACTAGTCTTCCAGCATCTAAACTGGAACCCAAAACTAGTCGCAACACTCTCCTGCGTATGCAAATGGTTCGACGATTTCGCCAAACGAGTCCTCTGGAAAGAGTTCTGCAAGACTCGCGCCCCGAGAATGATGCTCGATCTGCAATCCAGCGGCAGCCACTGCATCGACGGCAACTGGAGAGCCCTAGGGAAGCTTCTCATCTACTGCTCAGGATGCACACAAGGCGGCCTCTTCAACAGCACGGTGCAAATCCCTGGCCACTTTGTTTACAGAACAAGATTCTCGAGAACATTAGGGAGAAGCCTATTGCCTCCTCAGTGTAGAACCGACGTGCTCTACGTTAGTGATCCGTGTGAGCATCTTGATCAAGGAGAAGAAGGTGACGTTGGTTTGTTCCGTGGGATTTTCAAGTCGTTTCCGACGTCTAGAGTCAGGAAAGTTATTATTAACAAGGCGGTTCCGTTTCATCCGTCTGAGGTTTGTCCGTATTGTAAAGCTAAGCTATGGAGCATGCTCCAGGCTAAGATTATACCTCAGAGTGCTTGCGTTCGTTTGGAGGCTTATGAGGACTGCATTGAGTATTTTGTTTGCCTTAATGGTCATTTGCTTGGTATCTGCACTTTGGCGCCTTTGTCTGATTCGGAGGAGGCGGTTCCTAGTGAAGATAGTAATCACACAGAGAAGAAACAAG ACAATGGCTCGGTTAAAGAAAATGGATTGAAAAGGAGACATTCTTTGTTGGGTGGAAGTGAGAATGGACCTTCGCCTCAAAAACGACTGACCAGTTCGAACCAGTGTGACATTGATGTGTGA
- the LOC106432623 gene encoding UDP-glucose 6-dehydrogenase 3, whose product MVKICCIGAGYVGGPTMAVIALKCPSVEVAVVDISVPRINAWNSDQLPIYEPGLDDVVKQCRGKNLFFSTDVEKHVREADIVFVSVNTPTKTRGLGAGKAADLTYWESAARMIADVSVSDKIVVEKSTVPVKTAEAIEKILTHNSKGIKFQILSNPEFLAEGTAIEDLFKPDRVLIGGRETTEGFAAVKALKDVYSQWVPEERIVTTNLWSAELSKLAANAFLAQRISSVNAMSALCEATGANVSEVSYAVGKDSRIGPKFLNSSVGFGGSCFQKDILNLVYICECNGLPEVAEYWKQVIKINDYQKTRFVNRIVSSMFNTVSNKKIAVLGFAFKKDTGDTRETPAIDVCKGLLGDKARISIYDPQVTEEQIQRDLTMNKFDWDHPLHLQPMSPTTVKQVSVAWDAYAATKDAHGICILTEWDEFKKLDYERIFENMQKPAFVFDGRNVVDAEKLRKIGFIVYSIGKPLDQWLKDMPALA is encoded by the coding sequence ATGGTGAAGATATGCTGCATAGGAGCTGGATATGTCGGTGGTCCAACCATGGCAGTCATTGCTCTAAAATGCCCATCTGTTGAAGTAGCCGTTGTTGATATCTCTGTGCCAAGGATCAACGCCTGGAACAGCGACCAGCTCCCCATCTACGAGCCTGGTCTTGATGACGTGGTTAAGCAGTGCCGTGGAAAGAATCTTTTCTTCAGCACCGACGTTGAGAAACACGTGAGAGAGGCTGACATTGTCTTCGTCTCTGTCAACACCCCGACCAAGACCCGCGGTCTTGGAGCAGGGAAAGCTGCGGACTTGACTTACTGGGAGAGCGCGGCGCGTATGATCGCGGACGTTTCTGTTTCCGACAAGATCGTTGTCGAGAAATCAACTGTCCCTGTCAAAACCGCAGAGGCCATCGAGAAGATTCTTACGCACAACAGCAAAGGAATCAAGTTCCAGATCCTCTCCAACCCTGAGTTCCTCGCTGAAGGAACCGCCATTGAAGACCTTTTCAAACCGGACCGTGTTCTCATCGGTGGTCGTGAAACAACCGAAGGGTTTGCAGCTGTTAAAGCCTTGAAAGATGTTTATTCCCAGTGGGTTCCTGAAGAGAGGATCGTCACCACCAATCTCTGGTCCGCCGAGCTCTCCAAGCTTGCAGCTAACGCCTTCTTAGCACAGAGGATCTCATCGGTTAATGCAATGTCTGCTCTCTGTGAAGCAACCGGCGCTAACGTCTCAGAAGTCTCTTACGCCGTCGGTAAAGACTCAAGGATCGGTCCCAAGTTCTTGAACTCGAGTGTCGGCTTCGGAGGATCATGTTTCCAGAAAGACATCCTCAACTTAGTCTACATCTGTGAATGCAACGGCTTACCCGAAGTCGCAGAGTACTGGAAACAAGTCATCAAGATCAACGACTACCAGAAAACAAGATTCGTCAACCGCATCGTCTCCTCGATGTTCAACACAGTCTCCAACAAAAAGATTGCAGTTCTCGGCTTCGCCTTCAAGAAAGACACGGGAGACACGAGGGAAACGCCAGCCATTGATGTCTGCAAAGGCTTGTTAGGTGACAAAGCTCGTATCAGCATCTACGACCCGCAAGTCACTGAAGAGCAGATCCAGAGAGACTTGACCATGAACAAATTCGACTGGGACCACCCGCTTCATCTCCAGCCCATGAGTCCCACCACTGTGAAGCAAGTCTCGGTCGCTTGGGACGCATACGCTGCAACCAAAGACGCTCACGGTATCTGCATTTTGACAGAGTGGGACGAGTTCAAGAAACTGGATTACGAGAGGATCTTTGAGAATATGCAGAAGCCAGCTTTTGTTTTTGATGGTAGGAACGTGGTGGATGCGGAGAAGCTGAGGAAGATTGGGTTTATTGTTTACTCTATCGGTAAGCCTTTGGACCAGTGGCTCAAGGACATGCCTGCTCTTGCCTAA
- the LOC106432616 gene encoding ankyrin repeat-containing protein BDA1-like yields MDQRSLEAAAKSGNIDLLYELIHEDPYVLDKIDNVPFIDTPLHVAALAGTTEFAMEMMHLQPSFARKLNADGLTPLHLAIDHGHFWLVLELVKVDPSLVRLKGRQGMTPLLLAVSKKKIDLISEFFLVCPKSIVDANVNGENALHIAVKNNEPREGLIVLKVLMGWILRLCQKDAERTETRVINCRDKDGNTPLQLAAYHNNHQAMKLMLKSSNANVNIENKNGLTVLDVAVLLRREGSRWGRVERMVKWHGGKRSASLVKIKTTSDILSSKLTWCESRRTKSIRSYSWISEERRNALLVVATLIITATYQTVLQPPGGVSDGGTTSNATTSSNGTTSGEKAGSVVMSDGYFVWLWMWNSVGFSLATALTLRLLSLGQESAFWYYPLFMPLFLAYYAAGEVISPNDVMFFPGNVGWCFLLLIWAGVVCFWEWLQSKRAKARGPKSGLVWEGFTTLDQARGVTPKGYVIK; encoded by the exons ATGGATCAGAGGTCATTAGAAGCTGCTGCTAAGTCTGGAAACATCGATCTATTATACGAACTTATCCATGAAGATCCATACGTCCTCGATAAAATCGACAACGTGCCTTTCATTGACACTCCTCTCCACGTTGCAGCCCTCGCCGGAACAACAGAGTTCGCCATGGAAATGATGCACTTGCAACCTTCTTTTGCTAGGAAACTTAACGCCGACGGACTTACTCCGTTACACCTCGCCATCGACCATGGCCACTTTTGGCTAGTGCTCGAACTAGTTAAGGTTGATCCAAGCCTTGTTCGTCTTAAAGGGAGACAAG GTATGACGCCATTACTACTTGCGGTGAGCAAAAAGAAAATCGATTTAATATCAGAATTCTTTTTGGTTTGCCCCAAGAGCATCGTGGACGCAAACGTGAATGGAGAGAACGCTCTCCACATTGCTGTGAAGAACAACGAACCTAGAGAAGGGTTAATAGTCCTTAAAGTTCTCATGGGATGGATCCTAAGATTGTGTCAAAAGGATGCAGAGCGGACCGAGACAAGAGTCATAAACTGTAGAGACAAAGATGGAAACACGCCTTTACAACTCGCAGCGTACCATAACAACCACCAAGCTATGAAACTGATGTTAAAGAGTTCGAATGCTAATGTCAACATCGAGAACAAGAACGGTTTAACCGTTCTTGACGTTGCCGTGTTACTCAGAAGAGAAGGCAGCAGATGGGGTCGCGTAGAGAGAATGGTCAAGTGGCATGGCGGAAAACGTTCGGCTTCTCTGGTTAAGATTAAGACAACATCTGATATACTCAGCTCCAAGCTAACATGGTGTGAATCAAGGCGAACGAAGAGTATTCGGTCTTATTCTTGGATCTCCGAAGAAAGAAGAAACGCTCTTTTAGTTGTCGCCACTCTTATAATCACAGCTACTTATCAGACCGTTCTCCAGCCTCCCGGAGGCGTTTCTGACGGTGGAACAACTAGCAATGCAACAACAAGTAGTAATGGAACAACTAGCGGTGAGAAAGCGGGTTCGGTGGTAATGAGTGACGGATATTTTGTATGGCTATGGATGTGGAACAGTGTGGGCTTTAGCTTAGCCACAGCACTGACGCTGCGTTTGTTGAGCTTAGGGCAAGAGAGTGCGTTTTGGTATTATCCGCTCTTCATGCCTCTTTTTCTGGCTTACTATGCTGCAGGGGAAGTGATCTCGCCGAACGACGTAATGTTCTTCCCCGGAAACGTGGGTTGGTGTTTTCTTCTGCTCATTTGGGCTGGGGTGGTCTGCTTTTGGGAATGGTTACAGTCTAAGCGAGCCAAGGCGCGTGGACCCAAGAGTGGTTTAGTGTGGGAAGGTTTCACTACGTTGGATCAAGCTAGAGGTGTTACGCCTAAGGGGTATGTCATTAAGTGA
- the LOC106441475 gene encoding uncharacterized protein LOC106441475: protein MEEQHQRGVLRPLKNTRSREEEEPTRQKRDHSCYYGLRQNPKKTTHKSFALESSEPRKKILFRCGECGKGFRYEKCLSNHQAGMHLSTIQRVCEESIKSLCGSFSLVRKKKRSRVFRYKKTLFTTFLGSSSVFGESDEELEVAECLILLSKSSPKDVVNGKKLVGEATDVTPERLNGYLRSKKVRKAAEFEYGFLSNEQKLLEEGDSNEIDQQLVGEAMEAVPETIHGYLRGKKLRKGGEFEYGFLSNEHKLLEERVSTLEAPKEPASFLGGSSEIDQQKQRRACGFDSVISGYETWKEAASFLGDKFELGVGAFECSDSDDEIVTESSGKGNAEHQCRLCSKVFSSYQALGGHQTSHRMSRSKSKKSCREESVELDDDAAQV, encoded by the coding sequence ATGGAAGAACAACATCAACGAGGAGTTCTACGACCTCTCAAGAACACTCGTTCACGTGAAGAAGAGGAACCAACGCGCCAAAAGCGAGACCATTCTTGCTACTACGGCCTCAGGCAAAACCCCAAGAAGACAACCCACAAATCTTTCGCGTTAGAATCTTCAGAACCGAGGAAGAAGATCTTGTTCCGATGCGGAGAGTGCGGGAAAGGGTTTCGCTACGAGAAGTGTCTTTCGAACCATCAAGCGGGGATGCATTTATCGACGATACAGAGGGTTTGCGAAGAGTCGATCAAGAGTCTTTGTGGTAGCTTTAGTCttgtgaggaagaagaagagatcgaGAGTTTTCAGGTACAAGAAGACTTTGTTTACTACGTTTCTTGGAtcgtcttctgtttttggtgaGAGTGATGAGGAGTTAGAAGTGGCGGAGTGTTTGATTCTGTTGTCTAAGAGTAGTCCTAAAGATGTAGTAAACGGAAAGAAGCTTGTTGGTGAAGCAACGGATGTTACTCCTGAAAGGCTTAATGGTTACTTGAGAAGCAAGAAAGTGAGGAAAGCTGCTGAATTTGAATATGGGTTTTTGAGTAATGAACAAAAGCTTCTGGAAGAAGGGGACAGTAACGAGATCGATCAACAGCTTGTTGGTGAAGCAATGGAGGCTGTTCCTGAAACGATTCATGGTTACTTGAGAGGCAAGAAACTGAGGAAAGGTGGTGAATTTGAATATGGATTTTTGAGTAACGAGCACAAGCTTCTGGAAGAAAGGGTTAGTACACTCGAAGCTCCAAAAGAGCCTGCTAGTTTCTTGGGAGGCAGTAGCGAAATCGATCAACAGAAACAGAGAAGAGCTTGTGGATTTGACTCTGTGATTAGTGGCTACGAAACATGGAAAGAGGCAGCGAGTTTCTTGGGAGACAAGTTTGAGCTTGGAGTTGGAGCTTTTGAGTGTTCTGATTCAGATGATGAGATTGTTACTGAATCATCTGGTAAAGGGAATGCTGAGCACCAATGCAGGCTGTGCAGCAAGGTGTTCTCGTcttaccaagctcttggtggtCACCAGACGTCTCACAGGATGAGCAGAAGCAAGAGCAAGAAGAGCTGCCGAGAGGAATCAGTAGAGCTTGATGATGATGCAGCGCAAGTGTAG
- the LOC106432607 gene encoding biotin carboxyl carrier protein of acetyl-CoA carboxylase 2, chloroplastic-like, whose amino-acid sequence MASLSVPYAKISAPNRRVGSIPGRTRWQPQLNGVSFPSDVSQNQSTIWRLRATTNEVVSNSTPVTNGGCLNGNVKSNVPESAKLSNFMAKVSGLLKLVDSRDIVELELKQLDCEIVIRKKEALQQQPTPPPAPVYHSMPPPMAGLQMAPSQPVAPPPFSPSPSSAPETAKPVTPPSSSHPPLKSPMAGTFYRSPGPGEPPFVKVGDKVQKGQVVCIIEAMKLMNEIEAEKSGTITELLAEDGKPVSVDTPLFTIVP is encoded by the exons ATGGCGTCATTGTCTGTACCTTACGCCAAGATCTCTGCCCCAAACCGTCGGGTTGGATCTATTCCTGGAAGAACCCGATGGCAGCCGCAACTCAATGGCGTCTCCTTTCCTTCCGATGTATCTCAG AATCAATCTACAATCTGGAGGTTGCGTGCGACAACCAACGAG GTTGTCTCTAACTCTACCCCAGTGACTAACGGTGGGTGCTTGAACGGGAACGTGAAGAGCAATGTTCCTGAATCCGCTAAACTCTCTAACTTTATGGCTAAAGTTTCAGGTCTTCTTAA GCTTGTGGATTCAAGAGATATAGTGGAACTTGAACTTAAGCAGCTCGACTGTGAGATTGTTATTCGAAAGAAGGAAGCTTTACAGCAGCAACCTACACCACCACCAGCTCCAGTTTATCACTCCATGCCTCCTCCAATGGCAGGCCTTCAAATGGCTCCATCTCAACCAGTTGCTCCTCCTCCTTTTTCTCCTAGTCCCTCCTCAGCCCCTGAAACAGCAAAACCAGTAACCCCACCTTCCTCTTCACATCCTCCACTCAAGAGTCCTATGGCTGGTACTTTCTACAGATCTCCTGGTCCTGGTGAACCTCCTTTTGTCAAG GTTGGAGATAAGGTGCAGAAGGGTCAAGTTGTTTGCATTATTGAAGCTATGAAACTCATGAATGAGATTGAG GCTGAGAAATCAGGAACCATCACTGAACTACTAGCTGAAGATGGAAAACCGGTTAGCGTTGACACG CCTCTGTTTACCATCGTGCCTTGA